One genomic region from Spirulina subsalsa PCC 9445 encodes:
- a CDS encoding DUF3181 family protein, whose product MVDFHTTEVIENLAAEIGKVVYIDVAKWHLYLTDAKLHTIVAQQVYPLLVENNLNEDNVTRVLSNISVKIGGGKRDVPLADLLPLQCQVDLMDLLEDFQRQL is encoded by the coding sequence ATGGTTGACTTTCACACGACAGAAGTAATCGAGAATTTAGCCGCCGAAATTGGCAAAGTAGTTTATATTGACGTGGCAAAATGGCACTTGTACTTAACAGATGCCAAACTCCATACAATCGTCGCCCAACAGGTTTATCCCCTGCTGGTGGAAAATAATTTGAATGAGGATAATGTGACCCGTGTTCTCAGTAATATATCGGTCAAAATTGGGGGAGGCAAGCGAGACGTTCCCTTAGCTGATTTATTGCCGCTACAGTGTCAGGTGGATTTAATGGATTTACTGGAAGATTTTCAACGTCAGCTTTAA
- a CDS encoding 2TM domain-containing protein, producing the protein MPPRWPRQPDRNDPAYRRLDDRMNFAVHVAIFAACNSGLWFVDIVRQANWDWVIWVTGVWAVVVLCHLVYIVAIADYSVKSDL; encoded by the coding sequence ATGCCTCCCCGTTGGCCTCGTCAACCTGACCGCAATGATCCAGCTTACCGTCGTTTAGATGACCGGATGAATTTTGCTGTCCATGTCGCGATTTTTGCTGCTTGTAATTCCGGTTTGTGGTTTGTGGATATTGTCCGACAAGCAAATTGGGACTGGGTAATCTGGGTGACAGGGGTTTGGGCTGTGGTGGTGTTGTGCCATTTGGTCTATATTGTGGCGATCGCAGACTATTCCGTAAAATCCGATCTCTAA
- a CDS encoding type II toxin-antitoxin system VapC family toxin produces the protein MTGEIALDTSAAVRFLNGDATITQRILALPEVVLPMIVVGELLFGAENSKRPLQNLPRYLEFLSACRAVPLGRETATIYAQTRLALKRKGRPIPMNDVWIAAQCLEHSWVLVTDDTDFDYVDGLILEHW, from the coding sequence ATGACTGGTGAGATTGCCCTTGATACCTCTGCGGCCGTTCGTTTCTTGAATGGGGATGCGACAATTACTCAAAGGATATTGGCTTTACCAGAAGTGGTTTTGCCAATGATTGTTGTAGGCGAGTTGTTATTTGGTGCAGAAAACTCAAAACGTCCGTTGCAAAACTTGCCGCGTTATCTAGAATTTTTGTCGGCTTGTAGGGCAGTGCCATTAGGGAGAGAAACAGCAACAATATATGCCCAAACACGATTAGCCTTGAAGCGCAAAGGACGACCCATTCCAATGAATGATGTGTGGATTGCTGCTCAATGTTTAGAACATAGTTGGGTATTAGTGACCGATGATACTGATTTTGATTATGTGGATGGATTGATATTGGAGCATTGGTAG